CAATCCCGCCGGCAGCCGGGATCGTCATTCAAGCCGCTCATCTACACGGCTGCCTTCGACAAGGAGATGACCCCTTCCACCCGGATCGACGACTCGCCCGTTCAGTTTCCGGATCCTTCCAAGCCCGATGGATACTGGCGTCCCAGAAACTTCGACGGGAAATTCAACGGCCCGACGACGCTCCGAAATGCCCTGGTTCATTCACGGAATGTTGTCACCGTCAAGATCCTCCAGGCCATCGGCGTGGACTATGCCGTTTCGTATGCCGCGAATCTGGGGATAACGTCTCCCCTGCCCAGGAACCTTTCACTGGCGCTGGGTTCGGCCAACGTCACCCTGGAGGAGATGGTCCGATCCTACGGCGTTCTCGCAAACCAGGGAAAGCGAGTGACGCCCTTCATGATCCGCAAGATCGTCGACCGGACCGGCCAGGTCTTTGAGGAAACCCAGGTCCGGGAGGAGCAGGTCATCGACCCGCGGATCGCTTTTCTCTCTTCATACGTTATGCAGGGTGTCATTCAGAGCGGAACCGGAACCCGGGTGAAGGCAATCGGCCGACCCGCAGCCGGCAAAACAGGCACCACCAATGACATGCGCGATGCCTGGTTCATCGGCTTTACACCCTCCCTCGTGACGGGAGTCTGGGTCGGCTTTGACCAGGAACGGGCTCTGGGGAGGCAGGAAGTCGGGGGACGGGCCGCCGCTCCGATCTGGCTGTACTACATGGAGAAAGCCGTCCAGGGAACTCCCATCGAGCCGTTCCCGGTTCCCAGGGGGATTGTCTTTGTCAAGGTGGACCCCCGGACGGGACAGCCGGTGAGATTCTCGGAAGGAGCCCTTTACGAAGCCTTTCTGGAGGGGGCCACACCGGAAGGGTCGTCCGTCGTGGACAGCGGCCAGGTCCCGAAGAGCCTGCCGGAGGACGACGAAGACACATCCTTTTAAATTTACAGCCGGAATTTTCAGCTTGACATTTCTTTCTTCTTCAGTAGAGTAGCGATCACTTTTACAAAAGGAATCGAAGAACGTGAAACCCTTTAAACAGAAAGACCGCAGCGTAGCCGTAGTCGTAGTAGTAGTTCCGGCGGGGACCGCTGCGTCGTTCCTATGAGGGTTTGACATAGGAAAACGAGCCGCGGATCCCCGAACGGACCGCGGCTTTTTTATTGCCAAAAAGCCGCATGCGAAACGCCTGCGGCTTTTTCACTTTTGAACCAGCGAAAGGAGTTTGAAATATGGGTACCATCGGTGCGGACATCGTCATCCAGATTCTCAGGGAGCAGGGAGTGGATGTCATCTTCGGCTTTCCCGGAGCCAACTCCCTGCCTCTGAATGACCGCCTCATGGAGAGTTCCATCCGTCACTACCTGGTCCGCCACGAACAGGCAGCCGCCCATGCCGCCGACGGCTACGCCAGGGCGACGGGAAAAGTCGGCGTCTGCCTGTCCACCTCCGGCCCCGGCGCTACCAATATGGTCACGGGAATCGCCACGGCCTACATGGATTCGTCACCCCTGGTCGCCCTGACGGCTCAGGTCAACACGAGCCTCCTGGGCCGCGACGCCTTTCAGGAAACGGACATCATCAGCATGACCATTCCCATCACCAAGCACAGTTTCCAGGTGAAGAACATTCACGACCTAGCCTCCAATCTTCGCGAGGCCTTTGAAATAGCGACCTCCGGACGGCCCGGTCCTGTACTGGTGGATCTGCCGCGCGACATCCTGGCGGCACAATGCGAACCCGCAGGCCCGGTTGAGGAAACGATCAGGAACGGATACAAGAACGGCAGCGACGGCAGGGAAGCCATTGAGAGGATCGCACGCGCCCTCAATCAGAGCGAGCGCCCAGTAGTCATCATCGGTGGAGGGGTTAAACTGGCGAATGCCTGCGACCTCATGGGGGATCTGATCGCCAAAACCCAACTCCCATTTGTCACGACCATGATGGGGGTTGGGTCCGTGAACGCCGCCAACGGCCTGAATCTCGGATTCATCGGCTCCCACGGTTTTGAGCTGGCCAACAGCATCGTTCACCAGTCCGACTTCATCCTTGCCGTGGGAACCCGCTTCACCGACCGGAGCACTTCCCGGATCGACGAATTCGCCCCCTTGGCAACGGTTGCCCACATTGATATCGACCCTACCTCCATCAGTAAGAATATCAAGGCGGACCTGCCCTTTACGGGCGATGCCATGGAGGCAATCCGGACCTTGATTCCCATGATCGAGCCCCGGGATCGAACGGATTGGATGAACCGGATCGCGGAAGAGAGGACATCCGTTGAAGAGAAAGTGCCCGACCGCGGCTGCGGTCCTGCCGGGACCTTCATCCGCAGGATCCAGGAAGCCCTTCCGGATGACACCATGGCTGTGGCCGACGTCGGCCTCAACCAGATCTGGACCGTTCGCTCCTGGCGTACCCGCACTCCTCGCTGTCTGCTTACCAGCGGGGGAATGGGAACCATGGGATTCAGCGTCCCCGCCGCCATCGGTGCCAAGATCGGGGCACCTGCCCGAAGCGTTGTCGCAATCACGGGGGATGGCGGGTTTTACATGAATATCCAGGAACTCGCCACGATCAGGTACTACAATCTTCCCATCAAGATCGTTGTCTTCAATAACGGTCACCTGGGCATGATCCGACAGATCCAGAATCTCTTTTTC
Above is a window of Syntrophaceae bacterium DNA encoding:
- the ilvB gene encoding biosynthetic-type acetolactate synthase large subunit, which gives rise to MGTIGADIVIQILREQGVDVIFGFPGANSLPLNDRLMESSIRHYLVRHEQAAAHAADGYARATGKVGVCLSTSGPGATNMVTGIATAYMDSSPLVALTAQVNTSLLGRDAFQETDIISMTIPITKHSFQVKNIHDLASNLREAFEIATSGRPGPVLVDLPRDILAAQCEPAGPVEETIRNGYKNGSDGREAIERIARALNQSERPVVIIGGGVKLANACDLMGDLIAKTQLPFVTTMMGVGSVNAANGLNLGFIGSHGFELANSIVHQSDFILAVGTRFTDRSTSRIDEFAPLATVAHIDIDPTSISKNIKADLPFTGDAMEAIRTLIPMIEPRDRTDWMNRIAEERTSVEEKVPDRGCGPAGTFIRRIQEALPDDTMAVADVGLNQIWTVRSWRTRTPRCLLTSGGMGTMGFSVPAAIGAKIGAPARSVVAITGDGGFYMNIQELATIRYYNLPIKIVVFNNGHLGMIRQIQNLFFDARYNSIELGEGTDFVAAARAFGIPSSRIRVDNASDEGIEALGRTDGPYLLEAVVDSENFVFPIIPPGRSNVEMIFGQAD